The Aureibacter tunicatorum genome includes a window with the following:
- a CDS encoding ParA family protein: MITNEDIVNFFNENDAISISVIEKKADLPHSTLSKAIKGNRKLNKEHIRKVLPVIKQIGFDKEAYLCRTLAVVNNKGGVSKTTTVHALGVRLAELGFKVLIVDLDNQSNLTANCGIEDSSFHILSPGVKPLNIKENLDLIPCNMELDELQEELAGEYDQWTRVRSILRPYKEVYDFIIIDTAPSLGLFTGNAVIASDEIIIPTQAQRNSVEGLNKVFRLVENIGEKFERKPKISGILVSQYQNTSVQKMYHEILEEKYEDLLFKANIPLLTVVQQAVAMNVSIFEFDSKNQAVKAYIELADEILNQMN, translated from the coding sequence ATGATAACTAACGAAGACATTGTAAATTTTTTTAATGAGAATGACGCGATATCCATTTCAGTCATTGAAAAAAAAGCGGACTTGCCTCATTCAACACTCTCCAAAGCCATCAAAGGCAATCGTAAACTTAATAAAGAGCATATACGGAAAGTGCTTCCTGTCATCAAGCAAATTGGCTTTGACAAAGAAGCGTATCTTTGCAGAACGCTGGCTGTGGTGAATAACAAAGGAGGCGTGAGCAAAACTACAACTGTTCATGCGCTTGGCGTAAGGCTTGCCGAGCTTGGATTTAAAGTATTGATTGTAGATTTGGATAATCAATCAAACCTAACTGCCAACTGCGGAATCGAAGACTCTTCATTTCATATTCTTTCTCCAGGGGTTAAACCTTTGAATATCAAAGAAAACCTTGACTTGATACCTTGCAATATGGAATTAGACGAATTGCAAGAAGAATTAGCGGGAGAATATGATCAATGGACCAGAGTAAGAAGCATTTTAAGACCATATAAGGAAGTATATGACTTTATAATTATCGATACGGCTCCTAGTCTTGGTTTATTTACTGGAAACGCTGTAATCGCTTCGGATGAAATTATCATACCAACTCAAGCGCAAAGGAATTCCGTAGAAGGACTTAACAAGGTTTTTAGGCTGGTGGAAAACATTGGGGAAAAATTCGAAAGAAAACCAAAAATATCCGGTATTCTTGTTTCTCAATATCAAAATACCAGTGTCCAAAAAATGTATCATGAGATATTGGAAGAAAAATACGAAGATCTTTTATTCAAAGCTAATATTCCTTTGCTTACTGTTGTGCAACAAGCTGTGGCAATGAATGTGAGTATCTTCGAATTCGATTCCAAAAACCAAGCGGTGAAAGCTTACATAGAGTTAGCTGATGAAATTTTAAATCAAATGAATTAA
- a CDS encoding DUF389 domain-containing protein, protein MNNNRFDKIKHIAYKNLVYRSFKSLWNYNKLVIDRIVNLAEDTDVNGTITNIQGGIVLKGSNLWMLICSTMIACIGLDVNSPAVIIGAMLVSPLMGPILGLGLSVGINDKESMFLSLRNLGVATGLSLMASFVYFKISPYGYLTDEMTSRTSPTILDAFVALFGGLAGIIAGSRSNNATAVPGVAIATALMPPLCTAGYGLATGDTQIFGGAFYLFFINTVLISISTYFIVRVLKFPLMKSIDEQKAKLAKRAVYAFLFILLVPSIYFLYTSLRSLSQDKIIEKFISNNIHEDLENGVRWSIREKSDSTQSLQVYYFGDYIEEDRTRKLEASLNDIFSGSLIFNYFPNKRIALDLTPTAAPPDKQKAQMAEDIERLSGNLRSMEMKLRNEISDSLSSRIENLNVRTEKTEIIDVMNEYKVLFPEISKISYGHMTTDGQDTLGENLTYIVKWKFLNKARISRHKTKEKLESYLNVKHGAAVDVIHL, encoded by the coding sequence ATGAATAATAACAGGTTTGATAAAATCAAGCATATTGCTTATAAAAACCTAGTGTATAGGTCGTTTAAATCCCTATGGAACTACAATAAGCTTGTTATCGACAGAATCGTCAATCTGGCTGAAGATACTGATGTAAATGGCACAATTACCAATATTCAAGGTGGGATTGTTTTAAAAGGCTCTAATTTATGGATGCTGATATGCTCTACGATGATAGCTTGCATAGGCCTTGACGTGAATTCACCCGCAGTGATTATTGGAGCCATGCTAGTATCGCCATTGATGGGCCCAATACTTGGTTTAGGACTTTCTGTGGGTATAAATGACAAGGAGTCCATGTTTTTGTCATTGAGAAATTTGGGAGTAGCAACAGGTTTAAGTTTGATGGCAAGTTTTGTGTATTTCAAGATTTCACCATATGGGTATTTGACCGATGAAATGACAAGCCGAACCTCTCCAACTATTCTAGATGCTTTTGTCGCTTTGTTTGGAGGCTTGGCTGGAATTATTGCAGGCTCAAGAAGCAACAATGCTACTGCCGTTCCAGGCGTTGCGATTGCCACTGCTTTGATGCCTCCATTATGCACTGCCGGTTATGGCCTTGCTACGGGAGATACTCAAATTTTCGGAGGGGCTTTTTATTTGTTTTTCATCAACACTGTATTGATAAGCATTTCAACATATTTTATTGTAAGAGTGTTGAAATTTCCGCTTATGAAGTCGATTGATGAGCAAAAAGCAAAGCTGGCCAAAAGAGCTGTTTACGCTTTCTTGTTCATATTGCTTGTGCCAAGTATTTACTTTTTATACACTTCATTAAGAAGCCTATCTCAAGATAAAATCATTGAGAAATTTATTTCGAATAATATACACGAAGATTTGGAGAATGGCGTAAGGTGGTCAATCAGAGAAAAATCCGATAGCACTCAATCATTGCAAGTATATTATTTTGGTGATTATATCGAGGAAGATAGAACACGAAAGCTGGAAGCATCATTGAATGACATATTTAGCGGGTCTTTGATATTTAATTATTTCCCTAATAAGAGAATAGCTTTGGACTTGACCCCTACAGCAGCTCCTCCTGACAAGCAAAAAGCTCAAATGGCAGAGGATATAGAGCGATTGAGCGGTAATTTGCGATCGATGGAAATGAAGCTTCGCAATGAGATCAGCGATAGTTTGTCTAGTCGAATTGAAAACTTGAATGTAAGAACTGAAAAAACGGAAATCATAGACGTGATGAATGAGTATAAAGTATTGTTTCCTGAGATTTCTAAAATCTCGTACGGACATATGACAACGGATGGACAGGATACTCTGGGAGAAAACCTTACTTACATTGTCAAATGGAAATTTTTGAACAAGGCTAGAATCTCAAGACATAAAACAAAGGAGAAGTTGGAGAGTTACCTTAATGTCAAGCACGGTGCTGCTGTTGATGTTATTCACTTATAA
- the rarD gene encoding EamA family transporter RarD: MSKVLKGYLMAIGAFIIWGVLPLYWKAVNSSDSFEVLSHRIVWSCVLLWAVSLLLNRKSLFEAFKKRSTLITLIVSSLLISLNWVVYIFAVNAGFTVQCSLGYYINPLLNVVLGIIFFNEKLDLSGKIAVGLACIGVLYLTVGYGSFPYISFVLAGTFGFYGMLKKRLAMDSLNSLFVETLLVGPLALGYLLFLEMNGNAYFLHDTGLNDFLFLFAGVVTTVPLFLYNEGAKHIPYSTMGFLQYIGPSLMLLIGVFFFGEDFTSSHAISFGFIWSALAIYSGGKIIAARKIKKASLEEVV; the protein is encoded by the coding sequence ATGAGTAAGGTATTAAAGGGATATTTGATGGCTATCGGAGCCTTTATTATATGGGGAGTATTGCCTCTCTATTGGAAAGCAGTGAACAGCTCTGATTCTTTTGAAGTGTTATCGCATAGAATTGTTTGGTCTTGCGTATTATTATGGGCTGTTTCATTATTGCTAAACCGAAAAAGCCTTTTTGAAGCGTTCAAAAAAAGATCCACTTTGATTACTTTGATTGTTTCCTCGTTGTTGATATCATTGAATTGGGTGGTTTATATTTTTGCTGTAAACGCAGGTTTCACTGTCCAATGCAGTTTGGGGTATTATATTAATCCTTTATTGAATGTCGTATTGGGAATAATTTTCTTTAATGAGAAACTGGATTTGTCTGGAAAAATAGCTGTTGGCTTGGCTTGCATTGGAGTTTTATATCTTACAGTTGGCTATGGAAGTTTTCCGTATATTTCTTTTGTTTTGGCAGGGACATTCGGATTTTATGGCATGCTGAAAAAAAGGTTGGCGATGGATTCGCTCAACTCTTTGTTTGTTGAGACTTTATTGGTAGGGCCTTTGGCTTTAGGATATTTGCTGTTTTTAGAAATGAATGGCAATGCTTACTTTTTGCATGATACAGGGTTGAATGATTTTCTTTTCTTATTTGCTGGAGTTGTGACAACTGTGCCATTGTTTTTGTATAATGAAGGAGCTAAGCATATCCCCTATTCTACTATGGGCTTTTTGCAATATATCGGTCCATCGTTGATGCTTTTGATAGGAGTTTTCTTTTTTGGTGAAGATTTTACTTCATCGCATGCTATCAGCTTTGGCTTTATTTGGTCCGCTCTTGCAATTTATTCCGGTGGAAAAATAATCGCAGCTAGAAAAATCAAAAAAGCTTCATTGGAAGAAGTTGTTTGA